Below is a genomic region from Elusimicrobiaceae bacterium.
CTACCCAGCGCCTTAATCATGTGCACCAGACCCGTAATTACATGGCGCATACGCGGATTACCCTCTCCGCGGGCCAGAAATTCTTTGTCCAGTTTGACACAGTCAAAATCCAAGTTCTTCAGCACATTGAGCGAAGAATATCCCGCGCCGAAATCATCCATAGCCACGGAAAAACCTTGGGCATGTAGTCCATCCAGCACCTGTTTCATCCGCTCGGAATTGCCAAACACTACACTTTCGGTTAATTCCACTTCCAACCACTTGGTATCCACGCCGGCCTGTTGTGCGACCGTGGAAATTGTCTCAATAAATTGTGGATTGTCCAAATGCAAACGTGAAAAATTCACGCCTATCCGCACTAAAGGCAGTCCTGCTTCTTGTCGTTTTTTAATTAAATTTACTACTTCTTGCCAAATAAACTGGTCTAGTTTTAACACAAAACCATTTTTTTCAAATACCGGTATAAACCAATCCGGCCGTATCATCCCTTGGGCAGGGTGTATCCACCGCACCAAAGCCTCTGCACCTACCAGACGCCCCGTTTGGAAGCTGTACTTGGGTTGTAAATACACCTTAAATTGCCGCTCTTGTAGTGCATTTTCCATACTGCTTTCGATACGCTTTTCCGTAACCATTTTCTGTTTATATTCATCATCGTAGAAAGCGTAACGATGTCCGACTTGTTGTTTGGCAGTTTCCCAAGCCAGTTGAGCGCGATCCCGCATGATAAAAAACGGTTCATTTTCTTCTAATACGTAAATTCCACCTGTTAGAGAAAGCGGCATACATTCTTGTTCAGTCCGACAGAAGTGCCCCGCCTGCTCCAATAAATCTTCCACTCGCTGAGCTAATGTTTCTCTGTTGTCGGCCGACAATAAAAGCAGAAATACGTCCGCCCCGCTACGGCAGAATAGCTCCCCTTCTTTAATACCTTGGTGTAATACATCGGCTAACTGACGTAGAACCTGATCGCCTTGTTCAAACCCGTATATATCGTTGACGGCTTTGAAACGATTGACATTGATTAATACCAAAGCCACCAATGCATTTTCTTTCTCACGCAATCTCTCGACGGCCGAAGGAAATTTTAATTGGAAAGCATTGGCATTGTCCAACTGTGTCAGCGGGTCTACAAAACCCAGTTTATACAATGCCTTGGAACTTTGATATTGCAAACGTAAAATAAAGATCAGCAATAGCAACAATACCACCACGATAGACACGCACCAAATCAAGGATAAAAACACTAACATACGTGCTTTTTCAGCCATAGAAGCTGTAGGCAAAACAGAAATTGCATACCACCCATTGTATCCCAGCGGATAATACGAAGAAAAGCGATGTTTACCGCGCATCACATATCCGCTGATACCTTCTCTGCCCTCCTGCATATCTTGTCGGATTTGGTCTTCGGAAAATCCCCTGTCAAAAACCGTATATGACACAGCCTCTAACAAATTATTAAAGAAAGCTCTGGGATAAGCAAGTAATACTTGCCCTTGTTGATTAATAATTAAAGACAACCCCCCATTGCTTAAAGAGAAATCGTCTAGCATATCATCATAAGCGGAGACCGGCTGTAGTGCAAATACAATCCCCCAGCGATGGCCGTTATTACGCACAGGAACAGCCAATAACAAGCCTTTTTCTTCTGAATCAAAGGGATTATCTACTAATTCTGAAATAAAATGACTATGTTCATACGTAGCGTCTATCATGGATTTAGACAAAAAGTTTTGCTTTGCCTTACCATTAGAAAATAAAGTTTGTCCGTCCGCAAATTGGAAACCGGTCAGCACAAAAGGATTTCTTTTATTCTGATCAAATAAATAGGTGGACAACTGAGACTTATCGCCTAACAGTTTGCTGTCTTCTAAAGAGACCGCCAACGTAGTCAAAATTTGCAATTCGGCGCTAAACATGCGGGTTGTATTTTCCGCCAGTTCTTTTCCGACGGAGCGCAGTACCAGTTGGGTATCCTGTTCTAAGCGCTGGCTAATTTGCCACCAATACAATACAGAGCCTCCGGAGACTAGTAAAGCCACCGAAGCAACTAATAAAAAAGTTCGCTTAAACCCTTTTGTTTTGTATTTCATATTATTTTTGCGGTTCGGCGACAGGGGATGATTTCTCTGTCGGTTCTTTCGTTTCTTTTGCCTGCGACGTAGCGGCATTTTCCTGCACTTGACGGAAAGCACCTAAAAGCTGTTGGCTATAGGCAAAAAACCCATAAAACGGATTTTCCGGCAGGCGCGCATCCGTTTCTTTTAACTCGATGGCGGCCCATTTTCCTTCGGCTGATACTGTAAATAGCGTTACCGTGTCCGGATTATTTTGTTCAGCCACTTGATCCACCGCCGGCAATTTATCGGCCAGTTTGGCCGCAGTCTGAATCATGCGTAGTGCCTTTTCCCGCACCGGTCCGCTGGAAGAGCCTCCGGTAAAACCGCCTAAACCGCTGGCACTGTTATTTTCGAAATACACGCTGGCATTGCCCAAGGAAGAAGCGGCAATCAGAACATGTTTGACATGGCCCGCATCATCTTTAGCCGCCATTTCTACACCGGCGATACACACCTTATGCGCACCTAGTTGCGGCACTTCTTTTTTATGTTGTAAATTATTGACATCCAACCAAAAGTTACGCATCGTTTGATACGCTTTATTCATAGTTTTTCCCCTTATCTCTAAACATCTATATAATTGTATCTATTCCCGTACTTATTGTAACCGATAACAAATAACTATAAAAATTCCTTAAAATGCAAACATTAACCGGATATCCGCCCCCCAACCTTGTGCGCGGCCGACCAATCCAAATACAGAAAAACTAGACTTCATAGGGATTAATGCATTCAAACAATCTGCTGTAACGCCCAACGCACCTTTTCCCGTCCAGCCGCCCAAATCAGCATCTTTAATTTTATGCTTGTCCAGAGTCACATTGCTTTCTCCCAGCGCTTCATAAATCCCTGACACATCTACATACGGTTTATATTTGTTGGCAATAGTTCCCAAATCGATATGAACCCCTGCTTGTCCGGTCAAACTTTGTACCGTTTTGAAATGGAATTTTTGCCCTAAGTCATCTTTCAGATTATCTCCTTGCAATGCTAGCCAATTTCCTCGTCCATAGAACCGGACGGCGGCCAATTGCTGACTAATTCCCGCAGAAAAGCCACCAAAAAATCCTTTCCGGTCTAATTCGGAATCTAATTCATCAGAAGTAAAATCATCTGTCTGATAACCGCCCCGCGCAATGAGTTCAACATACCCCTCTTCGCTATAGGGTAACAAAGCAAACACTCCAAGAGCATAGGTATTCAGTCCGCCTTCTGCATCCACTGGGTGTGTAGAATAACTACCATGACCATATTGAACAAAACCACCAAATACCTTTCCACCACTTTGATACCAGCGTCCGGCTTGGGCCACAAAACTTTTCATATCAAAACTGCTACCCGTTTTATAAGAATTATCATAAAACTGTGTGGACAAAAAACCGTTGGTTTCTTTTTCTTCCGATAAAGCCTCTTGGAAGGTTCCTGTCAACAAATCCCTGCCCATACCGGCCAAAGTTAACCCCGCCAATTGCGCCTGTGCATAGGGTTTGGCTAATTTATTTTGATATCCGCCGGTGACTTGCCACGCTTGTTCAGAACCAATCGTGGTAGAGGACAACTCATACAAATACGCCCCTAATTTTGTACGGGCCAACGAAACAGTAGAAGAGGCATCCGGTGTATAAAGTAAAGTTTGCGTAATTTCGTCAGGGCGTCCTTGTAACACAATAACGGCATTTACAGTTTGTTGAAAATGTGCGGAACTATTTAATCCATAAACTATTACTGAATCAAAATTGGAAAACGTAGGGACCACCCCAACATAATTTTTCAAATACAATAAGTTGCCGGTATTATCTGTTCCGTTTCCGCCAAATAAACCGCCGCTTAAAACCGTAGTGCTGTCCATATATACTGTATTATTCGTGGTCGCGGCAGAACCTGCCGTATAACCGCCATATACATCTCCAGTGACGGTTACCTGCGATAAATCTACTTGGTTGCCCGAAGCTGCCCCGCCGTTAGAATATCCCCCATATACATTACCAGTAATGGTTTTACCAGCACCGTTGATTACCGTTTTATTGCCGGACGCTTCACCTGCTGTAGCATACCCGCCGTAAACGTCTCCACTTAATATCGCATTGGTAAGATTTACCGTATTGCCGGAAGCACTTTGCCCATATCCGCCATACACAGAGCCGGTAAGCGTCACATTGGAAAGAGTAGCCGTATTATCCGTAGCCGCACCTGCAGGGGCCCAACCGGCCGCAAATACCGTGCCGCTGGCTTGTGTGTTATCAACAGTCAGTGTATTTTGAGAGGCCGCACCGGAACCAGAATAGCCACCTATTATTTCTCCACCCGTTGAGGCACTATGTAAGGTGACACTATTTTTTTTCGCGTCACCGCTAGTAGCATATCCGCCATAAATAGAAATGTTATTATCCAACGCCACATCCGCTGACACCACGATTTGGTTATTTTTGACCGTGCCAGATCCATCACTCCAGCCACCAGCTACCGTTGTGCCCGAAATAGTACTGCCGGAATTAATATGCACCGTATTTTTAACTACATCGCTGCTGGCAGCTTTGGTATAAGCTCCATAGATATTAGCAGAAAGAGTAGTACCATTTATTTGCACGGAGTTATTTTCCACATAGGACGTATCGCTATAACCGCCGTATACGGTAGTACCGATGGTATTTGCATTGGATATTACCACTTTATTTTCATACGCGGTACCATAAGTGGCATATCCCCCATAGACACTCGTTTCGCCCGATCCAGAGCCATCTGTCAAATCACTATTTCCGGTAATCGATACCGTATTGGAAAACACATCTCCCGTCCCCGTATTATATCCACCTGCTACTGTGGTATTAATAACACTACCTTGAGTAATGTTGATCTCGTTTAGGGAAACATCGTTTTTGGTGGAAGCGCCCCCCACCACATAGTTAGGAGTGGTAGTGTTATATAAAATAGATCCGTCGGAAATAGTTACGGTATTTTTGGTAACTTCTCCTTCAGGAGCAAATCCTCCGGCTACACTACCTGAAGTAGAAATGCTCTTCAAAGTGACTGTATTTTCGGAGGCACTAGCTTTCAAAGAAATTCCCCCCATCAGCGAAGACTCATTAAAAGTGCCACCGGATATTTGTAAGGTATTATTTGCAGCATTACCTGTATCACTTTGACCGGCAATTGCATTTTTATTAAAGGTTCCGCCGGAAATAGAAAGTGTATTGGATTGGCTGTCTACCTCAGAGGCTGTTTCGCTATCGGCCAGCACATCTGATGAATAAGTTCCACCTGTAATGGTAAGGGTTTTTCCTTCCCCCGCCCACAAAAATGAATTTAAAAAAACACAAAACAACAAACACGCTATTTTTTTCATGTTTCACTCCTAAACTGGAATAAATATATGATAGCAATTTATCTACAAAAGGGATATGCTAAATTTTACAGGTTTTTTAGCCCTTAAAAATGCTACAGTAAGTAAAAGCACTACAAAAAGGAGCTTATATGGCAACCAACAAACGTGTAATTATTTTAATGATGGATTCTTTTGGCGTAGGTGGGGCAGAAGATGCCGCCGCCTTCGGTGATGAAGGTGCTGATACTTTGGGTAATATTGCCGCTAAAAGTGGCGGGATTAAACTCCCCAATTTAGCGGCCTTAGGTTTATTCAAGGCCGCGCAGGCCTCTACCGGTCGGGAAATCGCCGCCGGAGAACAACCCGCAGCCACCTTGCAACTGCCTTCTAAATACGGTTACATGAAAGAGGTCAGCAAAGGAAAAGATACCTCCTCGGGCCACTGGGAAATGGCGGGCGTGCCTGTTACGTTTGACTGGGGTTATTTTAAGCCCGATTATCCGTCTTTCCCGCCGGAACTAATTGAAAAAATTTGTGCCGAGGCCAATCTGCCCGGTATTTTGGGTAACAAAGCCGCCTCCGGTACTGTGATTATTGACGAACTGGGCGAAGAACATATTAAAACCGGCAAACCGATTTGTTACACTTCGGCGGACAGCGTTTTCCAAATTGCCGCCAGCGAAAAGCATTTTGGCTTGGACCGTTTGTACCAAGTGTGCGAAATTGCCTTCAAACATCTCAAACCGTATAATATCGCGCGCGTGATTGCACGCCCCTTTGAAGGAGAGAAAAAAGGGGAATTTAAGCGCACTAAAAACCGTCACGACTATTCTGTTAAACCACCGCAAGAAACTTTACTAGACGTGATGAAAAAATCCGGCGGAAATGTGATTTCAGTTGGCAAAATTGCGGATATTTTTGCTCAACAAGGTATTACGCGTGCGGTAAAAGCGTCGGGCTTGGAAGAACTGTGGAACGTCACCTTACAGGAAATTAAAAATGCGCCCGCTAACAGTATCATTTTTACTAATTTTGTGGATTTTGATATGACGTGGGGACATCGTCGCGACGTGGAAGGATATAAAAAAGGCCTAGAATATTTTGACTCCCGCTTGCCGGAATTACTCCCCCTACTGACCGAGGATGATATTGTGTTCATCACCGCCGACCACGGATGTGACCCTACCTATAAAGGCACCGACCACACCCGCGAACATGTGCCTGTTATTATGTTTGGCAAGAAAGTGGTACCGGGCTCCGTCGGCGCGCGTGATACGTATGCCGATTTAGGGCAAACCGCCGCCGATTATTTAGGATTACCTAAACTGCAAACCGGAAAGAGCTTTCTGTAAAAGAAATCAAGGAAAATGACTACTCCCCGATAATCTGGGGAGTAGTTATTATCTGATTTTTCTAACTACTTCTCCGCACCAACCCGAAGAACAAGTTAAAGAAGGGACAATCGTTCTTATCAAAATAACCCCTTTGGGATGACTGGCGTTCGCTTGTGCCCAACAATTGTTTTCGTTGATATATAGCCGACAAAAATAAGGTCCTGATCCATATGGAACATGAGAGATAAGCCACGTATCTCCGTCTTTATATATGCCCCACTTACCATCCAACAGAATAGGGGAAGAAGAACTGCTAGCATCCAAACGAGCCTGTGTAATAGGTACTCCGTCCTTATCACTAACTGAGGTAGCTATAGCATCTATATTAGAGCACTTCTCTCCTGTTTCCAAAATACAGGTCTGCCGAGCCGTGCATAACCCTTGAAAAATAGGTAAGACACGCGCCATTTGTGCTTTTTCTACTGCCATTTGATATTGTGGCAAGGCAATCGCAGACAAAATACCAATAATTAATACTACTACTAACAACTCAATAAGCGTAAACGCTTTGCTATTTCTTACAAACATACACAACCTCCTTTGATATTTTTAAATGATACTAAAAAAAACAGTGTCAAGTCTTTTCTTATTTACCTACGATAAAAGGGGCAAAAAGAAAACAACAAATAAGGTTGAAATGCTGAGCAAAGACGACTCAGCATGACATTTACTTATTGTTATTAACTGTCGTCATCCTGAGGCGTTTCTGCTCAGGATCTCAGCCACTTTCGTTTTCAAAACGCCACGAAAAACGGCCCCCGCATCATGCAGAGGCCGTTATATTGTGTTGTTAAAATACTATTTCAACAAGACTTTGCGGGAGAGGCGTACTTTGCCGCTGCCGTCAATTTCTACACATTTCACTTCCACTTCATCGCCCAAGTGCAAGACATCTTCCACTTTGTTAATGCGGTGTTTTTCAATCTCGGAAATATGTAACAGTCCGTCTTTACCGGGCAAGATTTCCACAAAGGCACCAAACGGTTGGATGGATACTACTTTACCTTTGTAAATCTTACCGACTTCCGCTTCGGCAGTCATCATATCGATTTCCGCTTTGGCTTGGTCCAATTTGTCTCCGTTAGCGGCGGCAATAGATACTGTACCGTCCTCTTGGATATCAATCTTGGTACCGGTCGTTTCGGTAATGCGTTTGATGTTTTTACCGCCGGGGCCGATTAACGCACCAATTTTGTCCACGGGGATTTTCATTTTGAAAATCACCGGAGCAAAACGGGATACTTGTTTTCTCGGTTCGGCAATGGTTTTTTCCATGTGTTCCATGATATGCATGCGGCCGCGGGTAGCTTGCGCAATCGCTTGACGCAAAATATCTAAAGGAATACCGGTTTTGAGTTTCACGTCCATTTGGAAGGCGGTAATACCTTGGCGGGAACCGGTCAGTTTAAAGTCCATATCGCCCAAGTGGTCTTCCAAGCCCATAATATCGGACAAGACGACAAATTTACCGTTACCGGAAATAGCACCCATGGCAATACCGGAGCAGGCCGCTTTCATCGGCACGCCGGCATCAAACAGGGCTAAAGAACCACCGCAGACGCTAGCCATAGAGGAAGAACCGTTCGATTCCATAATGTCAGATACAACACGGATGGT
It encodes:
- a CDS encoding EAL domain-containing protein, whose product is MKYKTKGFKRTFLLVASVALLVSGGSVLYWWQISQRLEQDTQLVLRSVGKELAENTTRMFSAELQILTTLAVSLEDSKLLGDKSQLSTYLFDQNKRNPFVLTGFQFADGQTLFSNGKAKQNFLSKSMIDATYEHSHFISELVDNPFDSEEKGLLLAVPVRNNGHRWGIVFALQPVSAYDDMLDDFSLSNGGLSLIINQQGQVLLAYPRAFFNNLLEAVSYTVFDRGFSEDQIRQDMQEGREGISGYVMRGKHRFSSYYPLGYNGWYAISVLPTASMAEKARMLVFLSLIWCVSIVVVLLLLLIFILRLQYQSSKALYKLGFVDPLTQLDNANAFQLKFPSAVERLREKENALVALVLINVNRFKAVNDIYGFEQGDQVLRQLADVLHQGIKEGELFCRSGADVFLLLLSADNRETLAQRVEDLLEQAGHFCRTEQECMPLSLTGGIYVLEENEPFFIMRDRAQLAWETAKQQVGHRYAFYDDEYKQKMVTEKRIESSMENALQERQFKVYLQPKYSFQTGRLVGAEALVRWIHPAQGMIRPDWFIPVFEKNGFVLKLDQFIWQEVVNLIKKRQEAGLPLVRIGVNFSRLHLDNPQFIETISTVAQQAGVDTKWLEVELTESVVFGNSERMKQVLDGLHAQGFSVAMDDFGAGYSSLNVLKNLDFDCVKLDKEFLARGEGNPRMRHVITGLVHMIKALG
- a CDS encoding phosphopentomutase; translation: MATNKRVIILMMDSFGVGGAEDAAAFGDEGADTLGNIAAKSGGIKLPNLAALGLFKAAQASTGREIAAGEQPAATLQLPSKYGYMKEVSKGKDTSSGHWEMAGVPVTFDWGYFKPDYPSFPPELIEKICAEANLPGILGNKAASGTVIIDELGEEHIKTGKPICYTSADSVFQIAASEKHFGLDRLYQVCEIAFKHLKPYNIARVIARPFEGEKKGEFKRTKNRHDYSVKPPQETLLDVMKKSGGNVISVGKIADIFAQQGITRAVKASGLEELWNVTLQEIKNAPANSIIFTNFVDFDMTWGHRRDVEGYKKGLEYFDSRLPELLPLLTEDDIVFITADHGCDPTYKGTDHTREHVPVIMFGKKVVPGSVGARDTYADLGQTAADYLGLPKLQTGKSFL